One Kitasatospora sp. MAP12-44 DNA segment encodes these proteins:
- a CDS encoding phosphatidylglycerol lysyltransferase domain-containing protein has protein sequence MWDALLHAYHSRIVVSGREPLFLLLVGLIASFLFIRFSVRMIRRGTKWWPGNVTPGGLHIHHVVFGQTLMLIAGVGSFTVRGNGGDLWNILGLAFGIGCGLVLDEFALVLHLEDVYWSDQGRKSVDAVILAVAIIGLLLLGNLPFGGFSRRISPSQLIVAAILLALVTVSLLKGKLWTGLLGVMIPVLAVVGAIRLGRPQSPWARWRYRSRPKRMARAERRDARVHQRMHRMKLSVYNLLAGTPLALPPPAAEAGAAPAPPPVAPAAAPPLAPVPPPPPPPPGPRPPLPRWRTRCATFAEWYIRIAALLNLLAGLITPFRERVHRANSGEFFTPVLVTAGFTAALFAALLAVMLRRRKRAAWIVATTVVAAYATVFLIALTVLPEDRGHPFNWISAVLTALVLLALVFSRRAFHARGERGNAVLGLWTLVVGGIIVIGLGTLLVHAGTAPQASWGECLKYTVLRLFTLSGLGDVTPTVRVTRLADLTINVLGAALFLLVLRVFFRSPIGRLHMQEADEQRLRALLERHGGRDSLGYFALRRDKSVCWSPSGKAAVLYRVVNGVALASGDPIGDPEAWPQAIEVWRETARTNAWVPAVTGASEQAGTVYERAGLKALEFGDEAIVEVDGFSLEGRSMRTLRQTYNRVRKAGYHAVLRRHRDIPEEELNALVHLADAWRHGRTERGFSMALGRLGDPTDGDCLMIECRDDNDRTCALLSFVPWGSHGLSLDLMRRDRESDNGLVEFMITELLTRAARGEQPVTRVSLNFAMFRYVFEQGGKLGAGPVLRLWRGVLRFLSRWWQLESLYRANAKYQPAWEPRFLLYEKSSELPTIAVANGMAEGFLVRPRLPSVRSLRRSGAHPDGGAADAQRVRPGLAGGPEQRA, from the coding sequence ATGTGGGACGCGCTGCTGCACGCCTACCACTCGCGCATCGTCGTCTCGGGCCGGGAGCCGCTCTTCCTGCTCCTGGTGGGGCTGATCGCCTCCTTCCTCTTCATCCGGTTCAGCGTCCGGATGATCCGGCGCGGCACCAAGTGGTGGCCGGGCAACGTCACGCCGGGCGGCCTGCACATCCACCACGTGGTCTTCGGGCAGACGCTGATGCTGATCGCCGGTGTCGGCTCGTTCACCGTGCGGGGCAACGGCGGGGACCTGTGGAACATCCTGGGCCTGGCCTTCGGCATCGGCTGCGGGCTGGTGCTCGACGAGTTCGCGCTGGTGCTGCACCTGGAGGACGTCTACTGGAGCGACCAGGGGCGCAAGTCGGTCGACGCGGTGATCCTCGCCGTGGCGATCATCGGACTGCTGCTGCTCGGCAATCTGCCGTTCGGCGGCTTCAGCCGGCGGATCTCGCCCAGCCAGCTGATCGTGGCGGCCATCCTTCTGGCGCTGGTGACGGTCAGTCTGCTCAAGGGCAAGCTCTGGACCGGCCTGCTGGGCGTGATGATCCCGGTGCTCGCCGTGGTCGGCGCGATCCGGCTGGGCCGGCCGCAGAGCCCGTGGGCCCGCTGGCGCTACCGCAGCCGTCCCAAGCGGATGGCCCGGGCGGAGCGCCGGGATGCCCGGGTGCACCAGCGGATGCACCGGATGAAACTCTCGGTCTACAACCTGCTGGCAGGCACCCCGCTGGCCCTGCCGCCGCCGGCCGCGGAGGCCGGGGCGGCGCCCGCACCGCCGCCCGTCGCACCCGCTGCGGCGCCCCCGCTCGCGCCGGTCCCCCCGCCCCCGCCCCCGCCGCCGGGGCCCCGCCCGCCGCTGCCGCGCTGGCGGACCCGCTGTGCGACCTTCGCCGAGTGGTACATCCGGATCGCCGCCCTGCTCAACCTGTTGGCCGGCCTGATCACCCCGTTCCGCGAGCGGGTCCACCGCGCCAACAGCGGCGAGTTCTTCACGCCCGTCCTGGTGACCGCGGGCTTCACCGCCGCGCTCTTCGCCGCGCTGCTCGCGGTGATGCTGCGCCGCCGCAAGCGGGCCGCCTGGATCGTCGCCACCACCGTGGTCGCCGCCTACGCGACGGTCTTCCTGATCGCGCTGACCGTGCTGCCGGAGGACCGCGGACACCCGTTCAACTGGATCTCCGCCGTCCTCACCGCGCTGGTGCTGCTCGCCCTGGTGTTCAGCCGGCGGGCCTTCCACGCGCGCGGCGAGCGCGGCAACGCCGTCCTCGGCCTGTGGACCCTGGTGGTCGGCGGGATCATCGTGATCGGCCTGGGGACCCTGCTGGTGCACGCCGGCACGGCGCCGCAGGCCAGTTGGGGCGAGTGCCTGAAGTACACCGTGCTGCGGCTGTTCACCCTCTCCGGCCTCGGCGACGTGACGCCGACCGTGCGGGTCACCCGGCTGGCCGACCTGACGATCAACGTGCTGGGCGCGGCGCTCTTCCTGCTGGTGCTGCGGGTCTTCTTCCGCTCCCCGATCGGCCGCTTGCACATGCAGGAGGCCGATGAGCAGCGGCTGCGCGCGCTGCTGGAACGCCACGGCGGCCGCGACTCGCTCGGCTACTTCGCGCTGCGCCGCGACAAGTCGGTCTGCTGGTCGCCGTCCGGCAAGGCCGCGGTGCTCTACCGCGTGGTCAACGGGGTCGCGCTCGCCTCGGGCGATCCGATCGGCGACCCGGAGGCCTGGCCGCAGGCGATCGAGGTCTGGCGGGAGACCGCCCGGACCAACGCCTGGGTGCCGGCGGTCACCGGTGCCAGCGAGCAGGCCGGCACGGTGTACGAGCGGGCCGGGCTGAAGGCGCTGGAGTTCGGCGACGAGGCGATCGTCGAGGTGGACGGCTTCAGCCTGGAGGGCCGCTCGATGCGCACCCTGCGTCAGACGTACAACCGGGTGCGCAAGGCCGGCTACCACGCCGTACTGCGCCGCCACCGGGACATCCCGGAGGAGGAGCTGAACGCCCTGGTGCACCTCGCCGACGCCTGGCGGCACGGCCGTACCGAGCGCGGCTTCTCGATGGCGCTGGGCCGGCTCGGCGATCCGACGGACGGAGACTGCCTGATGATCGAGTGCCGGGACGACAACGACCGCACCTGCGCCCTGCTCAGCTTCGTCCCCTGGGGCTCGCACGGGCTCTCGCTGGACCTGATGCGCCGTGACCGGGAGTCGGACAACGGGCTGGTGGAGTTCATGATCACCGAGCTGCTGACCCGGGCGGCCAGGGGCGAGCAGCCCGTCACCCGGGTCTCGCTCAACTTCGCGATGTTCCGCTACGTCTTCGAGCAGGGCGGCAAACTCGGCGCCGGACCGGTGCTGCGGCTCTGGCGCGGGGTGCTGCGCTTCCTGTCGCGCTGGTGGCAGCTGGAGTCGCTGTACCGGGCCAACGCCAAGTACCAGCCCGCCTGGGAACCGCGCTTCCTGCTCTATGAGAAGTCCTCCGAGCTGCCCACCATCGCGGTCGCCAACGGCATGGCCGAGGGGTTCCTGGTCCGTCCGCGACTGCCCAGCGTGCGCTCGCTGCGCCGGTCCGGCGCTCACCCGGACGGCGGCGCTGCCGATGCGCAGCGGGTGCGGCCCGGCTTGGCTGGAGGCCCTGAGCAGCGAGCGTGA
- a CDS encoding MFS transporter produces MTATSTTSVDPAPTALPDPDDGLGGVLGPRHRALTLGMVSVVLLLAFEATAVNTAMPVAARQLHGLALYAFAFSGYFTSTLFAMALSGEWCDRRGPMLPLFAGIGIFGVGLVVAGTAADMWIFVGGRAIQGLGGGLVIVALYVVVGRAFPERLRPAVFAAFSSAWVLPSIVGPVVSGAVTQHLGWRWVFLSVPVLVVLPLAVMGPALRRSERERAAREGQRHDHGRLDRRRIALAAMAALGAGLLQYAGGRLDLLALLPAAAGAGLLVPAVLRLLPPGTLRAARGLPTLILLRGVAAGAFFAAEAFIPLMMVMQRHLSPTLAGLTLTSGGLTWAFGSWLQGRPGADRHREGLIRLGFALTALAIAGAGLVLLPAAPTWTAAAAWAIGGTGMGLSVTSISVLMMKLSPPEAAGANSASLQMSDALGNVLLVGLAGVLFSALGGGAIAAATAGSSGSGARGAFAMIFLVMAAVALLGAVLAARVRPRA; encoded by the coding sequence ATGACCGCTACCTCCACCACCTCCGTCGACCCCGCCCCCACGGCCCTGCCGGACCCGGACGACGGGCTCGGCGGAGTGCTCGGACCGCGGCACCGGGCGCTCACGCTCGGGATGGTCTCGGTCGTGCTGCTGCTCGCCTTCGAGGCCACCGCGGTGAACACCGCGATGCCGGTAGCGGCGCGGCAGTTGCACGGGTTGGCGCTCTACGCGTTCGCGTTCTCCGGGTACTTCACCAGCACGCTGTTCGCGATGGCGCTCTCGGGGGAGTGGTGCGACCGGCGCGGGCCGATGCTGCCGCTGTTCGCGGGGATCGGGATCTTCGGCGTCGGGCTGGTGGTGGCCGGGACGGCGGCGGACATGTGGATCTTCGTCGGGGGACGGGCGATCCAGGGGCTGGGCGGCGGACTGGTGATCGTCGCGCTGTACGTGGTGGTCGGCCGGGCGTTTCCGGAGCGGTTGCGCCCGGCGGTCTTCGCGGCCTTCTCGTCCGCGTGGGTGCTGCCGTCGATCGTCGGTCCTGTGGTGTCCGGGGCGGTCACCCAGCACCTGGGGTGGCGCTGGGTCTTCCTGTCGGTGCCGGTGCTGGTGGTGCTGCCGCTCGCGGTGATGGGCCCGGCGCTGCGGCGTTCGGAGCGCGAGCGGGCGGCGCGGGAGGGGCAGCGGCATGACCACGGGCGACTCGACCGGCGCCGGATCGCGCTCGCCGCGATGGCCGCGCTGGGCGCCGGCCTGCTGCAGTACGCCGGTGGGCGCCTCGACCTGCTCGCGCTGCTCCCGGCGGCCGCCGGGGCCGGGCTGCTGGTGCCCGCCGTCCTCCGGCTGCTCCCGCCCGGCACGCTGCGGGCCGCGCGCGGGCTGCCCACGCTGATCCTGCTGCGCGGGGTCGCGGCGGGGGCGTTCTTCGCGGCGGAGGCGTTCATCCCGCTGATGATGGTCATGCAGCGCCATCTCTCGCCGACCCTGGCCGGCCTGACCCTCACCAGCGGTGGCCTGACCTGGGCGTTCGGCTCCTGGCTGCAGGGCCGGCCGGGCGCCGACCGGCACCGCGAGGGGCTGATCCGACTGGGCTTCGCGCTCACCGCGCTGGCCATCGCCGGTGCCGGTCTGGTGCTGCTCCCGGCCGCTCCGACCTGGACGGCGGCGGCGGCCTGGGCGATCGGCGGCACCGGCATGGGCCTGTCGGTCACCAGCATCAGCGTCCTGATGATGAAGCTCTCGCCCCCGGAGGCCGCCGGCGCCAACTCGGCCTCCCTGCAGATGTCCGACGCGCTGGGCAACGTCCTGCTGGTCGGCCTGGCGGGCGTGCTCTTCTCGGCCCTCGGCGGCGGCGCGATCGCCGCCGCCACTGCCGGTTCGTCCGGCAGTGGCGCGCGTGGGGCGTTCGCGATGATCTTCCTGGTGATGGCGGCGGTGGCTCTGCTCGGGGCCGTCCTCGCGGCCCGCGTCCGCCCGCGCGCCTGA
- a CDS encoding type II toxin-antitoxin system RelE/ParE family toxin, with product MCERYSIELEPEVESWLDVLPREHYRTVEFHVDRLADRPEILGEPYSRHLGGPLRELRFHLGSAAVRVTYWLAPGRRIVLLTVFRKTRMREEAQVQRARWAQKECEQAHGPADVDYHRTFEEQS from the coding sequence ATGTGTGAGCGATACAGCATCGAGCTGGAGCCCGAGGTCGAGAGCTGGCTCGACGTCCTACCCCGGGAGCACTACCGGACCGTCGAATTCCATGTGGATCGGCTGGCCGACCGTCCGGAGATCCTCGGCGAGCCCTACTCCCGTCATCTGGGCGGCCCATTGCGCGAGCTACGGTTCCACCTCGGAAGTGCTGCCGTGAGAGTCACCTACTGGCTGGCCCCTGGCCGCCGTATCGTGTTGCTCACGGTCTTCCGCAAAACCCGGATGCGGGAGGAGGCACAGGTGCAGCGCGCTCGTTGGGCCCAGAAGGAGTGCGAACAAGCGCACGGCCCTGCTGATGTCGACTACCACCGGACCTTCGAGGAGCAGTCATGA
- a CDS encoding helix-turn-helix domain-containing protein encodes MSRGYHTQWRISAEHRADPAYVEAAAAVALGQAVYDRRTALGLSEQEVAARTGLSTAEVERIEGGGSAPTLQLLRRLAAALDARLDATIDGDETRLEFRPHAA; translated from the coding sequence ATGAGCCGCGGCTACCACACCCAATGGCGGATCTCCGCCGAGCATCGGGCGGACCCCGCCTACGTGGAGGCCGCGGCGGCGGTGGCTCTGGGGCAGGCCGTCTACGACCGCAGGACGGCCCTCGGACTGAGTGAGCAGGAGGTCGCCGCCCGGACTGGTCTGTCCACGGCCGAGGTGGAGCGCATCGAAGGCGGTGGCAGCGCCCCGACGCTCCAGTTGCTGCGCCGCCTCGCCGCCGCTCTGGATGCCCGGCTGGACGCGACGATTGACGGAGACGAGACACGCCTGGAGTTCAGGCCACACGCGGCCTGA
- a CDS encoding xanthine dehydrogenase family protein molybdopterin-binding subunit, whose protein sequence is MTSPTDTVLAPPDAPEDPAGTEDTAAADQPFGLGSSPLRTDALPKALGIYPFAADLWAEGLLWGAVLRSPHPHARIVSIDTAAALAVPGVHAVITAADLPPARGGGLEGGSEDGPTGSDRPVLATDVVRHHGEPIAAVAADHPDTARLAAASIVVEYELLDALTDPEQAFHAPPLHPDGNLFRHIPLRSGDPEVVGEVIVEGLYQVGRQDPAPIGAEAGLAVPRPDGGVELHLSSTDPHGDRERTAACLGLEPDRVRLVVTGVPGATADREDLSFQVTLALLALRTGRPVKMTLTREESFQAHATRHPALLRYRHHADAQGTLLKVEAQILLDGGAYADVSAEALAAATAFSVGPYVCPNVFVDAWAVRTNNPPAGRMRGEGALQTCFAYESQLDQLAARLGIEPLEIRRRNVLATGGAMPTGQAVTCPAPVAALIDAVAASPLPALPVDEPDTDWLLPGGPGGAGDPAAVRRGIGYAVGMVHMLGAEGEDEVSTATVRVSGDHATVICAAVDSGQGFATLARQIVQSVLGVSEVYVAPVDSDQSIAGPSARGRHTWVSGGAVERAALMVRHQLLQPIAANFGMSVELLSISDGKITSYDGVLGMPVTEALEGKELWATAQCRPHPTEPLDEAGQGDAFVSIAFCAMRAVVDVDIELGAVRVVDVTVAQDVGRALNPGQIEDRIEAGVAQGVGLALLEDLRTSGGLLANPSLTGYRLPTALDTPDVRIAALLEERDVVATFGAKAVSAAPAVVAPAAIAAAVRAATGLPVGRLPIQPEDAIVA, encoded by the coding sequence ATGACCTCCCCGACCGACACCGTCCTCGCCCCGCCGGACGCCCCCGAGGACCCCGCCGGGACCGAGGACACGGCAGCGGCGGACCAGCCGTTCGGCCTCGGCAGCTCCCCGCTGCGTACCGACGCGCTCCCCAAGGCGCTCGGCATCTACCCCTTTGCCGCCGACCTCTGGGCCGAGGGCCTGCTCTGGGGCGCGGTGCTGCGCTCGCCGCACCCGCACGCCCGGATCGTCTCGATCGACACCGCGGCCGCCCTCGCCGTCCCCGGCGTGCACGCCGTGATCACCGCCGCAGACCTGCCGCCCGCCCGGGGCGGCGGCCTGGAGGGCGGCAGTGAGGACGGTCCCACCGGCTCCGACCGGCCGGTGCTGGCCACCGACGTGGTCCGCCACCACGGCGAGCCGATCGCCGCCGTCGCCGCCGACCACCCCGACACCGCGCGGCTGGCCGCCGCCTCGATCGTGGTCGAGTACGAGCTCCTCGACGCGCTCACCGACCCCGAGCAGGCCTTTCACGCGCCCCCGCTGCACCCGGACGGCAACCTCTTCCGGCACATCCCGCTGCGCAGCGGCGACCCGGAGGTGGTCGGCGAGGTGATCGTCGAGGGCCTCTACCAGGTCGGCCGCCAGGACCCGGCGCCGATCGGTGCCGAGGCCGGGCTCGCGGTGCCCCGCCCCGACGGCGGCGTCGAGCTGCACCTGTCCTCCACCGACCCGCACGGCGACCGCGAGCGCACCGCCGCCTGCCTGGGCCTGGAGCCGGACCGGGTGCGCCTGGTCGTCACCGGCGTGCCCGGCGCGACCGCAGACCGCGAGGACCTCTCCTTCCAGGTCACCCTCGCCCTGCTGGCGCTGCGCACCGGCCGTCCGGTGAAGATGACCCTGACCCGCGAGGAGTCCTTCCAGGCCCACGCCACCCGCCACCCCGCCCTGCTGCGCTACCGCCACCACGCGGACGCGCAGGGCACGTTGCTGAAGGTGGAGGCGCAGATCCTGCTGGACGGCGGCGCCTACGCAGACGTCTCCGCGGAGGCACTGGCCGCCGCGACGGCGTTCTCGGTCGGCCCGTACGTGTGCCCGAACGTCTTCGTCGACGCCTGGGCGGTGCGCACCAACAACCCGCCGGCCGGTCGGATGCGCGGCGAGGGCGCCCTGCAGACCTGCTTCGCCTACGAGTCGCAGCTCGACCAGCTGGCCGCCCGCCTCGGCATCGAGCCGCTGGAGATCCGCCGCCGCAACGTGCTCGCCACCGGCGGCGCGATGCCCACCGGACAGGCCGTCACCTGCCCGGCCCCGGTGGCCGCGCTGATCGACGCGGTCGCCGCTTCCCCGCTGCCCGCCCTCCCGGTCGACGAGCCCGACACCGACTGGCTGCTGCCCGGCGGCCCCGGCGGCGCGGGTGACCCGGCGGCGGTACGGCGCGGCATCGGTTACGCGGTGGGCATGGTGCACATGCTCGGCGCCGAGGGCGAGGACGAGGTCTCCACCGCGACCGTCCGGGTCAGCGGCGACCACGCCACCGTGATCTGCGCGGCCGTCGACTCCGGCCAGGGCTTCGCCACGCTGGCCCGGCAGATCGTCCAGTCGGTGCTCGGCGTCAGCGAGGTCTACGTTGCGCCGGTCGACAGCGACCAGTCGATCGCCGGCCCCTCGGCCCGCGGCCGGCACACCTGGGTCTCCGGCGGAGCCGTCGAGCGGGCCGCACTGATGGTCCGCCACCAGCTGCTGCAGCCGATCGCCGCCAACTTCGGGATGTCCGTCGAGCTGCTCTCGATCTCCGACGGCAAGATCACTTCCTACGACGGCGTGCTCGGCATGCCGGTCACCGAGGCGCTGGAGGGCAAGGAGCTCTGGGCCACCGCCCAGTGCCGCCCGCACCCGACCGAGCCGCTGGACGAGGCCGGGCAGGGCGACGCCTTCGTCTCGATCGCCTTCTGCGCGATGCGCGCGGTGGTCGACGTGGACATCGAGCTCGGCGCCGTCCGGGTGGTCGACGTGACGGTCGCCCAGGACGTCGGCCGGGCGCTGAACCCCGGCCAGATCGAGGACCGGATCGAGGCCGGCGTGGCCCAGGGCGTGGGCCTGGCCCTGTTGGAGGACCTGCGCACCTCCGGCGGCCTGCTCGCCAACCCCTCGCTCACCGGCTACCGCCTGCCCACCGCCCTGGACACCCCCGACGTCCGGATCGCGGCCCTGCTGGAGGAGCGCGACGTCGTCGCCACCTTCGGCGCCAAGGCCGTCAGCGCGGCCCCCGCCGTGGTGGCCCCCGCCGCCATCGCCGCCGCCGTCCGCGCCGCCACCGGCCTCCCGGTCGGCCGCCTCCCGATCCAACCCGAAGACGCCATCGTGGCCTGA
- a CDS encoding FAD binding domain-containing protein has protein sequence MLPTSLDEAVEALAASPAAVPVAGGTDLMEAVNAGRLRPAALIGLGRITELRGWRYEDGGTAVLGAGLTLARMDRPDFAALIPALADAARTAGPPQTRNVGTLGGNIVTAAPAGDTLPVLAALEASVTLTRPGATREVPVSHLLTGLDPMRPGELLTWVRVPLLHAPQVFLKATGRSGPSRATASVALVLDPARRAVRCAVGAVAPVPLRPLEAEAWVAGCINWDARGEEGVPAIDPAASAAFGEYVATACVPDGYGADAASALTGEGPTAAAVQLRRTVAVLARRALGRALK, from the coding sequence ATGCTGCCGACCTCCCTCGACGAGGCCGTCGAGGCGCTGGCCGCCAGTCCCGCCGCGGTACCGGTGGCCGGTGGCACCGACCTGATGGAGGCGGTCAACGCCGGACGGTTGCGACCGGCCGCGCTGATCGGCCTGGGCCGGATCACCGAACTGCGCGGCTGGCGCTACGAGGACGGCGGAACCGCGGTGCTCGGCGCCGGGCTGACGCTGGCTCGGATGGACCGACCCGACTTCGCCGCCCTCATCCCCGCACTGGCCGATGCCGCGCGGACCGCGGGCCCGCCGCAGACCCGCAATGTCGGAACGCTCGGCGGCAACATCGTCACCGCGGCCCCCGCCGGCGACACCCTGCCGGTGCTGGCCGCGCTGGAGGCCAGCGTCACGCTGACCCGGCCCGGCGCCACCCGCGAGGTCCCGGTCAGCCACCTGCTCACCGGCCTGGACCCGATGCGCCCGGGTGAACTGCTCACCTGGGTCCGGGTCCCGCTGCTGCACGCCCCGCAGGTCTTCCTCAAGGCCACCGGACGCAGCGGACCCTCCCGGGCCACCGCCTCCGTCGCCCTGGTGCTCGACCCGGCCCGGCGAGCCGTGCGCTGCGCGGTCGGCGCCGTCGCGCCGGTGCCGCTGCGGCCGCTGGAGGCCGAGGCCTGGGTGGCCGGCTGCATCAACTGGGACGCGCGTGGCGAGGAGGGCGTGCCGGCCATCGACCCGGCCGCCTCGGCCGCGTTCGGCGAGTACGTGGCCACCGCCTGCGTGCCGGACGGCTACGGCGCCGACGCCGCATCGGCGCTCACGGGCGAGGGGCCGACGGCTGCGGCGGTGCAGCTGCGGCGTACCGTGGCGGTGCTGGCCCGCCGGGCACTGGGAAGGGCGCTGAAGTGA
- a CDS encoding beta-N-acetylhexosaminidase, with protein sequence MDLIPAPLRCSFPAARGLLLGPRTTLGGAPGTEAAERWLRTVLGAATGLPLAPAPAPDVELRLDAGLGPEEYRIAVDERRALLTAGGAGGLHWAAQTLRQLLGPDAYRRAPLRRTGWTLPACELADAPRFGWRGVLLDVSRHFLPRADLLRYVDLLAAHRLNVLHLHLTDDQGWRFEVKRYPGLTERGSWRERSMVGFRDAGRRDDRPHGGFYTQDDLRELVAYAAERGITVVPEIDLPGHTQAAIAAYPELGNTDVVDTAELGVWTDWGVTPNVLNVSDATLAFFEGVLEELLDVFPSEFIHLGGDECPKEQWRASPAAQERIKQQGLADEDELQAWFIRHFDGWLSARGRRLIGWDEILGRGLPAGAAVSSWRGYAGGVAAARAGHDVVMCPEQQVYLDHRQAVGPDEPIPVGWVRTLEDVYRFEPVPASLDPVSAAHVIGAQANLWTEFTDDARDLDYRAFPRLAAFAEVAWSALPTDPAARDWPGFERRMRTHYARLDALGVEYRPPGGPHPWQRRPGVLGRPLEGPPPAV encoded by the coding sequence ATGGACCTCATCCCCGCTCCGCTGCGCTGCAGCTTCCCCGCCGCACGGGGGCTGCTGCTGGGACCGCGGACCACGCTGGGCGGCGCCCCCGGCACCGAGGCCGCCGAGCGGTGGCTGCGTACGGTGCTCGGCGCCGCCACCGGGCTGCCGCTGGCGCCCGCGCCGGCCCCGGACGTCGAACTGCGGCTGGACGCCGGGCTCGGCCCGGAGGAGTACCGGATCGCCGTCGACGAGCGGCGCGCGCTGCTCACCGCCGGGGGAGCGGGCGGCCTGCACTGGGCGGCCCAGACGCTGCGTCAGCTGCTCGGCCCCGACGCCTACCGGCGCGCGCCGCTGCGCCGCACCGGCTGGACGCTGCCGGCCTGCGAGCTCGCCGACGCCCCGCGGTTCGGCTGGCGCGGCGTGCTGCTGGACGTCTCGCGGCACTTCCTGCCGCGGGCCGACCTGCTGCGCTACGTCGACCTGCTGGCCGCGCACCGGCTCAATGTGCTGCACCTGCACCTGACCGACGACCAGGGCTGGCGGTTCGAGGTCAAGCGCTACCCCGGGCTCACCGAGCGGGGCTCCTGGCGGGAGCGCTCGATGGTCGGCTTCCGGGACGCCGGCCGGCGCGACGACCGCCCGCACGGCGGCTTCTACACCCAGGACGACCTGCGCGAGCTGGTCGCCTACGCGGCCGAGCGGGGCATCACGGTGGTTCCCGAGATCGACCTGCCGGGCCACACCCAGGCCGCCATCGCGGCCTACCCCGAGCTGGGCAACACCGACGTGGTGGACACGGCCGAGCTCGGGGTGTGGACCGACTGGGGTGTCACCCCCAACGTGCTGAACGTCTCGGATGCCACGCTCGCCTTCTTCGAGGGCGTCCTGGAGGAGCTGCTGGACGTCTTCCCGTCCGAGTTCATCCATCTCGGCGGGGACGAGTGCCCCAAGGAGCAGTGGCGGGCCAGCCCGGCCGCGCAGGAGCGGATCAAGCAGCAGGGGCTGGCGGACGAGGACGAGCTGCAGGCGTGGTTCATCCGGCACTTCGACGGCTGGCTGAGCGCGCGCGGCCGGCGGCTGATCGGCTGGGACGAAATCCTGGGGAGAGGACTCCCTGCGGGGGCCGCGGTGTCCTCCTGGCGCGGGTACGCGGGCGGGGTGGCGGCCGCGCGGGCCGGGCACGACGTGGTGATGTGCCCCGAGCAGCAGGTCTACCTGGACCACCGGCAGGCGGTCGGCCCCGACGAGCCGATCCCGGTCGGCTGGGTGCGCACGCTGGAGGACGTGTACCGCTTCGAGCCGGTACCGGCGTCACTCGACCCGGTGAGTGCCGCTCACGTGATCGGCGCTCAGGCGAACCTGTGGACCGAGTTCACGGACGACGCCCGGGATCTCGACTACCGGGCGTTTCCGCGCCTGGCGGCCTTCGCCGAGGTCGCCTGGTCGGCGCTGCCCACGGACCCGGCGGCCCGCGACTGGCCCGGCTTCGAGCGCCGGATGCGCACCCACTACGCCCGGCTGGACGCCCTGGGTGTGGAGTACCGCCCGCCCGGCGGCCCGCACCCCTGGCAGCGCCGCCCCGGTGTGCTGGGGCGGCCGCTGGAGGGCCCGCCACCTGCGGTCTGA
- a CDS encoding DUF3039 domain-containing protein, which yields MSTLEPERGLGTGTLVEPVPQVSHGDGDHERFAHYVQKDKIMESALSGSPVVALCGKVWVPGRDPKKYPVCPMCKEIFEGIEPGGGDKSGDKKK from the coding sequence ATGAGCACTCTTGAGCCCGAGCGCGGCCTCGGCACCGGCACCCTGGTCGAGCCCGTCCCCCAGGTGTCCCACGGGGACGGCGACCACGAGCGCTTCGCGCACTATGTCCAGAAGGACAAGATCATGGAGAGCGCGCTCTCCGGCTCCCCGGTGGTCGCACTCTGCGGCAAGGTCTGGGTGCCCGGGCGCGACCCGAAGAAGTACCCGGTCTGCCCGATGTGCAAGGAGATCTTCGAGGGCATCGAGCCGGGCGGCGGCGACAAGTCGGGCGACAAGAAGAAGTAG
- a CDS encoding YqgE/AlgH family protein: MTAAPSHTGRLLVATPMLTDPNFAGSVVLLLDHDVQGALGVVLNRPTPVGVVDVLDGWADLAGAPPVVFQGGPVGLDSALAVAVVPGEPGPADPLGWRRVHGAIGLVDLEAPPQILAGELGGLRVFAGYSGWTPGQLELEIDEGAWYLVDSEPGDISCPDPERLWRSVLRRQRSPLAILATYPEDPTLN, from the coding sequence ATGACCGCGGCCCCTTCCCACACCGGCCGACTGCTCGTCGCGACTCCGATGCTCACCGATCCCAACTTCGCCGGATCGGTGGTGCTGCTGCTGGACCACGACGTGCAGGGCGCGCTGGGCGTCGTCCTGAACCGTCCGACCCCGGTCGGCGTCGTGGACGTACTGGACGGCTGGGCCGATCTGGCGGGCGCGCCGCCGGTGGTCTTCCAGGGCGGCCCGGTCGGGCTGGACTCCGCGCTCGCCGTCGCCGTGGTGCCCGGTGAGCCCGGACCGGCCGACCCGCTGGGCTGGCGGCGGGTGCACGGGGCGATCGGGCTGGTCGACCTGGAGGCGCCGCCGCAGATCCTGGCCGGGGAGCTGGGCGGGCTGCGGGTCTTCGCCGGCTACTCGGGCTGGACGCCGGGCCAGCTGGAGCTGGAGATCGACGAGGGCGCCTGGTACCTGGTGGACTCCGAGCCGGGGGACATCTCCTGCCCCGACCCCGAGCGGCTGTGGCGCTCGGTGCTGCGCCGCCAGCGCAGCCCGCTGGCGATACTGGCGACCTACCCCGAGGACCCGACGCTCAACTGA